TTTTTTTTCTCCTAATTTTATTGTTGCATGTCCATTATCAACCAACCCATTTTTAGTGTTAGTTTTAGGATTAAATTAACAGTATCTCCTTCGCGTTTGTTCGATAGCGATTTCAACTTTTGGTTTCTTTGATCTGCAGAATTTATTTTTCCTCTTTCATCCAAATAGAAATTTGGGGAAACCATGATTTCATCTCCGGCAGCAGCCATACTCGGCAGCGAACCAATATCCTCGCAAGTTATAAGACGCAGCTTAAGTGAATAATCCTCATCGTTCTTTTTATAAATGCTGAGGATTTTTACCTGCACAAGTGAACGATTGTCTTGTATTGTTGTCGGAGATTTTACTTCACCTTGATCAGTTTGAGTTTGATGCTCTTTTTTAGAACAACTGCTTAGAGCAAGAATAATAAAAAAAAGCACGACAGTTGTCGGTATTTTTACCATAAGGGCCCTCATTTTTTTGTTTCAAGTTAACAAATTAATTATAAGATGCAAGGATGAGATGCAGTTAAATCTCAGGCATGCTGCAAATGTTTTAAAGGATTAACTATTTTTCACTTCACTACAACCATTTTCTTAGTCTCAGTGTAATTACCGGCTTTGAGCTGATAGAAATAGATCCCAGTGGATAATTGAGAATTGAGAATTGATAATTGAGAATTATAAATTCCTGGGTCATTAATTTCATCAACAAGCGTTGCAATTTCTCTCCCGAGCACGTCATAGACTTTCAAAGATACATGTTCTCTTCTCAATACTGAATACTCAATGCTAGTTACTCCATTGAATGGATTAGGATAATTCTGCGATAGAGAGAATCTCTCTGGAACGTTTGCGGGTTGATAATCCTTAACGTCAAGTATCACTCCACCTTCACGGTAAATAGATAATCCGGCATTTGTCCCGATAATTTTATGATTCGCTCCGTCAATCTCAATTGATGTTATGGAGTTGCTCGGAAGCTCGGAGTTAGATACATTGAACACCTGCCAGTTCGTTCCATCGTATTTTACCAAACCTGCATTCTCTGTTCCAATCCATAAGTTTCCAATTGTATCGACTTTTATTACTCTTATCCAATTGCTTGGGAGCCCGGAGTTCGATGTGTTGTAAACAGTCCAATTAGTCCCATCGTATTTTACCAATCCATAACGCCAAGTGCCAATCCATTTATTATTTAGACTGTCTATTGCCAATGAGATTATCCAGTTTTCCGGTAAACCGGAAGTCGATGTATTGTAAACACCCCAGCTTGCTTCATCGGTTATAACCAAGCCATTCTCCGTTCCAATCCATTTATAGTTGAATTTATCTATCAGAATTGAGCTGATGTATCTGCCCGGAAGACCAGAATTATATCTATTGTAAATAGTCCAATTGATTCCGTTAAATTTAGCTACACCATTATCGGTTCCTATCCATTTGTTCCCGTATGAATCGATGTTAACGCAAAGTACGTTATTGCTTGGGATGGGTGAGTTCGAAGTATTGAAAGTATCCCATTTGGCACCATTAAAGTGAAGCAATCCGTTGAACTGCGTTCCGACCCAGATTTTGTTAGCAGAGTCTGTTTTAAGAGTTTGTATGTAAGTTCCGGGAATTTCACCCCGCCAGCTTGTTGTGTTTTTATCTGATTTATGAAATACAATTCCGCTTCCGTAAGTTCCGATTAAGATGTTACCGGATTTATCGTATGCAACAGCTTTAACATAATCGTTTTGGATGCCGGTGTTGTTGTTATCGAAAATAAACCAATCAGCGCAATCGTATTTAACAACTCTATTATCATTAGTCCCCAGAAAAACATCTGAGCCGTCAGATAGTATTATATTGATCCATGAATAAGGTAATCCAGAGTTCATTTCGTCAAGTTGGAGATAATTGGTGGTGTCATTGAAAATTATTACAAATCTATGAGACGGAAATAGAGCGTCTCCATGAAAACCTATCCAAATTCGACCAGCACTGTCTTCAGTAATTGTTGTAAATCTATGTGAATCATTCTTAAAATAATGAATCCATCTGCTTCCGTTAAAAATAGCAATTCCAAGATATCCACCAATCCAAATATTATCATGTCTATCAATATAAATGTCTAATATTGTTTCAGGAATACGTGAGGAAGTTCTGTTAAATGTTATCCAGCTTGTATCATTAAATATTGCTAATCCGCCGTTCCACCCAGTTCCGATGTACTTCTTATTAAATCTATCAATAGTAATTGCGGTTACTTTTATTTCTGGAAGTCCAGAATTCCCCGTCCAATATCTTGTCCAGTTTGTGCCATCAAATTTAATTAATCCTTTTTCCTCAGTACCGATCCATATATTTCCAATAGAATCAAATGCAACAGCATTTATTATGTTTTCCATAATACCTGAATTCGCGGTGTTATAGATAGTCCATTCGATTCCATCGTATTTTGCTAGCCCATAGCCGTTGGTCAAAAACCATTTGTTATCGTTTTTATCTATCAGAAGTTTTTTAATCGTAGACTTTGGTATTCCTGGAATTTGGATTTCGATATTTGTCCAATTAAAATTGTCGTATGTTACAACATCACCATTTCCCATTAAAAACCATTTTACTTTTTTCTTGTCTATCGCAATCGATAGAATTTTTGAGTTGGTAATCCCAGTTTTATTTTTATTATAAGTACGCCATTCTAAAGATTGTGCCACAAGTGATGTGGGTAAAAGAAAAATAATTATTATTAAGTTTAATATTTTATACATACTTTTTGCACCTAACAGATAAGTGAGATGCAAGCTGAATAATGATCAGCTTGCATCTCAGTTTAACAAAATTATTTAATCAACAAAAACTTCCTGACAGAATAAAAATTCCCAGCCCTTAACTCATAAAAATATATACCGGACTGCAATTCAAAATCTTCGGCATTGAAGTCAATTTCATATTCGCCAGGTTCTTTATGTTCATTTACTATAGTTCCAATAATGTTTCCAAGCAAATCATAGACTTTTAGTGTTGTAAGTACGGCATTAAATTGATTTACTGGAATACTGAACCTAATTTTTGTTGATGGATTAAATGGATTAGGATAATTTTGTTCAAGGGTAAATTGAGCTGGATAAATTCTCCCTACAGCGATTTTATTCTCACCTGTACCATAGCTGATACTAACTGTTGATGAATATTCTGAATGATGACTTGTATAATCCCTTGCTCTGATTCTATATTCAACTTTACAAGGACCATAACCTGCCGAACCTATTGATTCATCTGTAAAATCAGATTTGGAATAATCCCGCGATGCGAAATAATACCAAGGACCAAAATTTCCCGTCCCCAAAGAATCAATGCGTCTATCAATTTTATAGGCAGTGTTATTGTCCGCTCTGACTACATCTGGTTCTGAATTTTTTGTCCAGGTTAATTTTGGATGTCCAGCCCCATCGACAGTAATTGAGAAATTTTGCGGAACTAATGGATTGGCGTCGTATTGGCAATACCGCATGTAGGAAGAACCATTATCTTTCCAGATCAAATAAATATCATTTGAAACAGAAGAACTGCTAAGAGAATTAAAATTGCTTCCGCTTGCTACAGAAACCACTGAGCTCCATGCACCGTCATAAGTTCTATGTTTTAATCCAGAGGCAGAATAAATAATATTTAATTTATTATTTACAGTACGACTGACAGTGCATAATACATTGTCAACATTTTCAGCAACAGTGAGATAGTTCGTCCCATATGAAGTAGCGTCAGCTATTTTCTTTTTCTGCCTAATACGAACAAGTTCGCCATCATCGTATATATAAAATATATACAGACTGTCATCACTGGTAGAATAAATCATTGAACCTGCAGTGTAACTTGAAATAGTTTCACAAACCGACCAGATACCTCCGCCACCAGGGTAATAGAATTTATCCCGTGTGCGGGTTACATTAGTGCTTAACTGCCAGGTAATATGCGCTCTTCTAGCATCGTTGTAATAAGTTGCTCGAATTGAAGGATATTTTGCGTCTGTATTATCACAATCAGATACATCTCCTTCATCAACAGGTGTGGTATCTTGAAATCGGGAATAATATACTCTGTACCTACCATTATTATATCTTGAATCTGCTACATGCAGATAATCAAAATCGCTATCGTAAAACGCATCAAGTCCTTCGCAGGTAGATGTAGAAATGTCGTATGAAGAAGAAAGGCTCCAACTACCTCCCGAATTTGTTGATTTATAATACTTTATATAATTGTCTTTTCTATAGACCACACAAACCACATCTCCTCTTCCAGTAATATTAGCCCATTTTCCGCCTCCGGAACTTTCAAACGTATATTCTGTTTCGCTGATATAAGAACCGCTCGAGTTATATCGATAATATTTTACAGTTGAATTATTGGAAACAACTATATGATTTCCATCCTTATTTGTATAAACTTCTGCTTTATCGAAATTCGTTAAATCTAATCCAGTCGTAACCACACTATTCCAACCCTCACTTTGTCCATATAATTCAAAAGAAAAAATAAACATCAATGTTGTCAATAAATGTTTCATTTTTAATTCCTTCTATTTAATTAAAATTGTTTTGATTGTTTGAATAGTTTGCAGGTTTTTGACCTGTATGAAATACATTCCGCTAGCAAGTTCATATCCATCATTGTTTTTACCATCCCATTCTATAAAATGACCGCCCGAATACAATTCCTGATTTAATAAGACTTTTATTTCTTTTCCTAAGAGATTAAATATTCTAATATCAAAGTGATTGGATTTAAGGTTATTTGGAACAAGAAGTTTAAACTGTGTTTTACTGTTAAATGGATTTGGATAGCTGTGACTTATTCTAAAATTTTCCAGTTTAGTATTTTTATCATTTTTAACGCTTGATAGAAAATTTTCTTTATAAATCCGCGTGGCAGTCCATGCTTGAGATGGAGAAGTTCGCCACCTGTCTCCCGATATAGTTAGTTCCAGCTTACCGTCATTGTCGAAGTCATAAGTATTGACAGAAAAATAGTTAAACCTTTTTGAAAAATTGATATAAAACGGTTCAAAGATATATTTGCCTTCAACTCGCTTGGGTTTTAAGATAATTACAAAATTTTCGGCTACGCAAATTACTAGTTCCTCCTCTCCGTCGTTATCTATATCCGAAGGTAGGGCATAACCTGTAATCCAGGATTCTGCATCAATAAGATAAATCTGATGAATTAGTTCATAACTGTTATCTCCGTTAGATTCAAAACACCAAAGAACTAGAAAAGGATAAGTATATGTGGGAAGAAATTGAGAACCCACCCAAAATTCCGGTTTGCCGTTCTTATTAAAATCGTTTGTTACCATAAAATAAGCAAGATTCGAATAGGGGAGTGTAGTCTCCCATACAATTTGGTATTCTCGTCCAAAAACATTTTCAAGCATAAATAGTTTTGTACCGCTTCCGAAAAAAATATCACCTTTTCCATCCTGATCGAAATCACCAACTGTAAAAGTTCTAAGTTGTCGATCTAATGGACTCCGCATTGAAAATACAGAATCATAATTGTTAGTAAGCGGATTATATTCGAGTATATAAATTCTCATATAAGTCTCTGAACGACAGATTAAATTTGTTCTACCGTTTTTATCCAAATCTAAAATTTTGCAATTAGTTACTAATCCATTTAAATAATTTGAAATGAACATAAAATTCGTTGGCAGAGAATTGATACTATTTCCTGTATAAAATCTTAAATGATGTATTGTATATGGACCCGCTCTAACGCCTAAATCTTTTATCCCATCTCCATTTATGTCTCCTATTGTCACTGGATGTTGTACGAACCATGGCTCAGGTTTATAAATATACTTTAGCGGAAAGTTCTTTAATGAATCCATTTCATATATAACACTATGCAGATCAAGTGTATCCAATCCGTACAGTACTCCATAAATTTCCGGCAAACCATTATTATTCGCATCCGCAATAACTATAGGGTCTGATGGCAAATACGTTGAAACATCAATTTCCTTCCAAAGCTTATATTTTTGCCCGTAAATTGTTGTATCCAACTCGTATGGGTAGATATACTGCGGATCAGGGTAATTTAACTTTGGATCGTCGAATAATTTTAGATTAGCCTCGTTTGATGTTGTTAGTTCAACATAGTTTAATACATCACCCCATTTATTTTCAATTTTATAAATGTCTTTTTCAACTTTAGTTATTACATATCCTCTATCACGGTATTTTTCAATTAACCCTTCAACAGACTGAGAGTGAACATTTTGAACAACAGATAGAGCAATCAGCCAATAAAATATTTTTTTCATTTTCATCCTGTTTATTAAAGGAAAAGAAATAAAGTTCTATTTAAGTCGGATTTCTTCATGAAAACCCAGTCGCATAAAACTTCAGTTCATAAAATATCTGTTTGCGGTAAGTAACTAAGGGCTTTAAGTTCTTCGTTAAGCAGTGGAAAAGTGGTTGGCATAGCAGCAAGTAAATCAGCATTTTGCCCCCCCCCAATAGTATTTAGTACTGAGTACTTAGTATTGAGTAAGAAGAAGGGAGAAAATATTTGGTTGAGATAAACGGGTGAATTATTATTCTTTCTGTTAAGCCCAGTAAAAGAACTGTATGTAAAACAGCTGCGCATAGCATTTATCCCGCTGGTGCAATGTTAAGATAAAAACAGTGTGTTGTCAAGAGTTCTCCTTCATGGTTAATTTCGACATGGAGTTTTAGGAACAAAAAAAACTTTTGGGGAATATCATGAATCGATTAAAATAATACTTATCAACCTGCTTGCCGCCAGCAGGATTGGCGCAGAATAATATATCGTCCCTCTGGGACTTGTAACTTTGTGCGTTCATATACTAAAATTATATTGCTCCTATGGAGCTAAAAATTCCGTAGGGATAAAATATTTATAGAAATAGAGTAAGAAGTGAGAAACAGAGTCCCGTATAGGCGAAATAGAGAATCGTGCTTTGTGTTCTATATATGATTTGACACCTTTCATGCTTACGTGAAATATTACCTTTTTAGATTCGCATCATTAGTATTAAATTAAAATAAAAACTCATAAGAATTTTTGATGTATAGATTTGCACCGTTTGCCGTGATCATAGCCGCCTCGCTTTGGGGATTAGATGGAATTGTTTTAAGACCATCGCTTTATGCTTTGCCCGTCCCGCTAGTAGTTTTTATTGAAAGCTCAATAGTTGCTCTGATTCTGACACCTTTTTTCATCAAGCAAATTCCAAAAATCAAGCTGCTCGATAAAATCGATTGGCTTGCGTTCTTTGCAGTTGCAATGCTCGGCGGAGCGCTTGGTACAATGACGATCACAAAAGCTTTGTTTTATGTCAACTTCGTGAATCTCTCGGTCGTGATTCTAATTCAAAAGCTTCAGCCGGCATTTGCGATCTTACTTGCTTCGCTTCTGCTCAAAGAAAAACTTCCAAAGATTTTTTACTTGTGGGCGGGGATTGCCATTGTCGGTGCATACATAATGACATTTGGAGCGAATCTCCCAATATTCACAACCGGAGATAAGACGGCGATCGCTGCGGTTTTTTCGCTAATCGCAGCTTTTAGTTTCGGTTCATCTACTGTTTTCAGCAAACGTGCTTTGCGAAATGTCGGATTCGAGCTTGGAACATATTTAAGATTCTTGATAAGCTCGATCATAATGCTTGTAATCGTTTTAAGCTTGAGTCAAATTGGAAGCATATCGAATGTTACGAATCATCAATGGCTGATATTTTTGATAATTGCATTTACCACCGGCGGGGCTGCGATCTTTCTCTATTATTATGGATTGAAAAGTATTCCTGCATCCATTTCGGCAATTTGTGAATTAGCTTTTCCATTCACTGCAATACTGCTCGAATATTTTGTCCACGGAAATATGCTTGATGCAATTCAATGGTTCGGTGTCGTAATGCTTTTTGCGGGAATGATCAAAGTCTCCCAGATAAAGATTGGAAATAATGAAAAAAGTAATTGAGTTTTGAAAATCGTTTTTGATTAATCAAAGCCTCTTTGTGTGCATTGGTGCCGTTGTGCCTTCGTGGTAATTTCAAAAATCTTTTTTATCACGTTAATTGTATGGCCACTAAGACACGAAGCCGCGAGAACTCACAAAGTTTATTAACATAAAGTTGGTTAAAACCTATGAACAATGAATTATATCTTTTAGCTCTAACTGCTGCGTCAGTAGGAATTATTCACACAGTTGTTGGAATCGATCATTATGTTCCATTCATAGCATTATCTAAAGCAGGCAAATGGTCGAGAGTAAAAACTATATGGATAACTTTGCTTTGCGGAATAGGGCATGTCCTTTCGTCAGTTGTTATTGGCGGTATTGGAATTGCATTTGGCGTTTCGCTTTTTTCACTAGAAGCTCTTGAGTCGTTTCGTGGAGATGTTGCTGCATGGTTATTATTAGGATTTGGACTTTTATACACCGTATATGGAATTTGGCATTCGATCAAAAATAAACCGCACAAACATTTTCATATTCATTCGCACGATGAAAAGAGTGATAACATTCACTATCACACACATGATCATGCTCATTCCGGAGAACATGCTCACGTCCATCGTGA
This genomic window from Ignavibacteria bacterium contains:
- a CDS encoding T9SS type A sorting domain-containing protein, with product MYKILNLIIIIFLLPTSLVAQSLEWRTYNKNKTGITNSKILSIAIDKKKVKWFLMGNGDVVTYDNFNWTNIEIQIPGIPKSTIKKLLIDKNDNKWFLTNGYGLAKYDGIEWTIYNTANSGIMENIINAVAFDSIGNIWIGTEEKGLIKFDGTNWTRYWTGNSGLPEIKVTAITIDRFNKKYIGTGWNGGLAIFNDTSWITFNRTSSRIPETILDIYIDRHDNIWIGGYLGIAIFNGSRWIHYFKNDSHRFTTITEDSAGRIWIGFHGDALFPSHRFVIIFNDTTNYLQLDEMNSGLPYSWINIILSDGSDVFLGTNDNRVVKYDCADWFIFDNNNTGIQNDYVKAVAYDKSGNILIGTYGSGIVFHKSDKNTTSWRGEIPGTYIQTLKTDSANKIWVGTQFNGLLHFNGAKWDTFNTSNSPIPSNNVLCVNIDSYGNKWIGTDNGVAKFNGINWTIYNRYNSGLPGRYISSILIDKFNYKWIGTENGLVITDEASWGVYNTSTSGLPENWIISLAIDSLNNKWIGTWRYGLVKYDGTNWTVYNTSNSGLPSNWIRVIKVDTIGNLWIGTENAGLVKYDGTNWQVFNVSNSELPSNSITSIEIDGANHKIIGTNAGLSIYREGGVILDVKDYQPANVPERFSLSQNYPNPFNGVTSIEYSVLRREHVSLKVYDVLGREIATLVDEINDPGIYNSQLSILNSQLSTGIYFYQLKAGNYTETKKMVVVK
- a CDS encoding T9SS type A sorting domain-containing protein, translating into MRYCQYDANPLVPQNFSITVDGAGHPKLTWTKNSEPDVVRADNNTAYKIDRRIDSLGTGNFGPWYYFASRDYSKSDFTDESIGSAGYGPCKVEYRIRARDYTSHHSEYSSTVSISYGTGENKIAVGRIYPAQFTLEQNYPNPFNPSTKIRFSIPVNQFNAVLTTLKVYDLLGNIIGTIVNEHKEPGEYEIDFNAEDFELQSGIYFYELRAGNFYSVRKFLLIK
- a CDS encoding T9SS type A sorting domain-containing protein yields the protein MKMKKIFYWLIALSVVQNVHSQSVEGLIEKYRDRGYVITKVEKDIYKIENKWGDVLNYVELTTSNEANLKLFDDPKLNYPDPQYIYPYELDTTIYGQKYKLWKEIDVSTYLPSDPIVIADANNNGLPEIYGVLYGLDTLDLHSVIYEMDSLKNFPLKYIYKPEPWFVQHPVTIGDINGDGIKDLGVRAGPYTIHHLRFYTGNSINSLPTNFMFISNYLNGLVTNCKILDLDKNGRTNLICRSETYMRIYILEYNPLTNNYDSVFSMRSPLDRQLRTFTVGDFDQDGKGDIFFGSGTKLFMLENVFGREYQIVWETTLPYSNLAYFMVTNDFNKNGKPEFWVGSQFLPTYTYPFLVLWCFESNGDNSYELIHQIYLIDAESWITGYALPSDIDNDGEEELVICVAENFVIILKPKRVEGKYIFEPFYINFSKRFNYFSVNTYDFDNDGKLELTISGDRWRTSPSQAWTATRIYKENFLSSVKNDKNTKLENFRISHSYPNPFNSKTQFKLLVPNNLKSNHFDIRIFNLLGKEIKVLLNQELYSGGHFIEWDGKNNDGYELASGMYFIQVKNLQTIQTIKTILIK
- a CDS encoding EamA/RhaT family transporter, encoding MYRFAPFAVIIAASLWGLDGIVLRPSLYALPVPLVVFIESSIVALILTPFFIKQIPKIKLLDKIDWLAFFAVAMLGGALGTMTITKALFYVNFVNLSVVILIQKLQPAFAILLASLLLKEKLPKIFYLWAGIAIVGAYIMTFGANLPIFTTGDKTAIAAVFSLIAAFSFGSSTVFSKRALRNVGFELGTYLRFLISSIIMLVIVLSLSQIGSISNVTNHQWLIFLIIAFTTGGAAIFLYYYGLKSIPASISAICELAFPFTAILLEYFVHGNMLDAIQWFGVVMLFAGMIKVSQIKIGNNEKSN